A genomic window from Arvicola amphibius chromosome 5, mArvAmp1.2, whole genome shotgun sequence includes:
- the LOC119815435 gene encoding LOW QUALITY PROTEIN: zinc finger CCHC domain-containing protein 14-like (The sequence of the model RefSeq protein was modified relative to this genomic sequence to represent the inferred CDS: deleted 2 bases in 1 codon), producing MVEKRCQLQRDGVYRWFSELPSPQRVEFLCGLLDLCIPLELRFLGSCLEDLAHKDYHSLCDSEIKANNPADLGSLTNLTEEVVRSKLLVSLALLGSEQREAAGVLYHTLMHTDSIIHNYGLQLNEGRTGDEFLLLFTMASNHPAFSFHQKQVLRQELTQIQSSLNSKGISGGGGGGGGGGGGSIGSKSAPGPSGSLPTCSTCHKMAPRTETPVSSISNSLENALHTSAHSTEESLPKRPLGKHGKVSVEKIDLKGLSHTKNDRSVECSFEVLWSDSSITSVTKSSSEVTEFISKLSQLYPEENLDKLIPCLAGPDSFYMERNHVDLEAGLRYLASIPSHKLKHDHVRKFFSTSSPTQQLQSPSPGNPSLPKVGAMIGVSGRPVCGVAGIPSSQSSTQHHLQHSASASASLPHCSHTGGAGSALAYRTQEDNSPTILMPSSLQAPQPQEQNGILAWLRKLRLHKYYPVFKQLTMEKFLSLTEEDLNKFESLTMGAKKKLKTQLELEKEKSERRCLNSSAPSLVTSSGVARVTPTSHVGPVQPGHSSHAAELRVEVEPPAHQLPWEGSSSEYSSSSSSPMGVQVREESSDSAEESDRRVDIHVEGTDEEKPVMLLTHFPSSSARPTAQVLPVQNEAGSSPAGHHPLPPQLMPAASHLAPVRMLNSVHKSDRGSTDVKLLSSSVHSLLSLEERNKGPGPRSGTKVDKSFSGAVLDTLPSAAPHPPVQVLSGLVENNSVSPTVSFGPRAKVVHAATLDRVLKTAQQPALTVETSSATTGTPSTVLHVARLPIKLLLSSSVPADAAISGQTSCPNTGQISVPPAIINPRTALYTANTKVAFSAVSSVPVGPLQGSFCANSNTASPSSHPSTSFASMATLPSCPAPSSSPALSSVPENSFYSGGAGSSSPGNIPASSQNHHHHHHHQQPPAPTPQPAPPPPGCIVCTSCGCSGSCGSSGLTVSYANYFQHPFSGPSMFTFPFLPFSPMCSNGYVSTQQYGGGSAFPVVHAPYSGSVTPDPVLGGQSTFAVPPMQNFMAGTAGLYQTQGLVGSTNGSSHKKSGNLSCYNCGATGHRAQDCKQPSMDFNRQGTFRLKYAPPAESLDSTD from the exons ATGGTGGAGAAGCGCTGCCAGTTGCAGAGGGACGGCGTGTACCGCTGGTTCTCCGAGCTGCCATCGCCGCAGCGCGTGGAGTTCCTGTGCGGCCTGCTGGACCTGTGCATCCCTCTCGAGCTGCGCTTCCTCGGCTCGTGCCTGGAGGACCTGGCTCACAAGGACTACCATTCTCTGTGCGACTCGGAGATTAAGGCCAACAACCCGGCGGACCTTGGCAGCCTCACCAACCTGACGGAGGAGGTGGTGCGGAGCAAGCTGCTGGTGTCGCTGGCGCTGCTGGGCTCGGAGCAGCGCGAGGCGGCGGGCGTGTTGTACCACACGCTCATGCACACTGACTCCATCATCCACAACTACGGGCTGCAGCTCAACGAGGGACGCACGGGCGATgagttccttctgctcttcaccaTGGCCTCCAACCACCCGGCCTTCAGCTTCCATCAGAAGCAGGTGCTGCGCCAGGAGCTCACGCAGATCCAGAGCAGCCTGAACAGCAAAGGCAtcagcggtggtggtggtggtggtggtggtggtggtggtggcagcattGGCAGCAAGAGCGCGCCCGGTCCTAGCGGCTCTCTGCCCACCTGCTCGACCTGTCACAAG ATGGCGCCCAGAACTGAGACCCCTGTCAGCAGCATCAGCAACAGTCTGGAGAATGCATTGCATACATCAGCACATTCCACGGAGGAATCCTTGCCCAAGAGGCCTTTGGGAAAACATGGCAAAGTGAGTGTTGAAAAAATAGACCTGAAGGGATTATCACACACGAAAAATGACAGAAGTGTTGAGTGTTCCTTTGAGGTCCTGTGGTCTGATTCTTCAATAACATCAGTAACCAAGTCTTCCTCAGAAGTAACTGAGTTTATTTCAAAGTTATCCCAGCTCTACCCTGAAGAGAACTTAGACAAGCTCATTCCTTGCTTGGCTGGCCCAGATTCCTTCTATATGGAGCGTAACCATGTGGATTTGGAAGCAGGTCTGAGGTATTTGGCTTCCATACCTTCGCACAAACTGAAACATGACCATGTTAGGAAGTTCTTCAGCACTTCATCTCCCACCCAACAGCTCCAAAGTCCAAGTCCTGGCAACCCCTCCCTTCCTAAAGTAGGTGCCATGATAGGCGTGTCTGGAAGGCCAGTGTGTGGAGTGGCTGGGATCCCATCCTCACAGAGCAGCACCCAGCACCACCTGCAGCACTCGGCCAGTGCATCTGCTTCCCTGCCCCACTGCTCCCACACAGGGGGTGCAGGCTCAGCGCTGGCTTACCGGACCCAGGAGGACAACTCACCTACCATCCTGATGCCCTCTAGTCTGCAGGCTCCTCAGCCCCAGGAGCAAAATGGGATTTTAGCCTGGCTTAGGAAGCTACGTTTGCACAAGTATTATCCCGTCTTTAAACAGCTCACCATGGAAAAGTTTCTGAGCCTTACTGAAGAAGATCTGAATAAATTTGAGTCCCTCACCAtgggagcaaagaaaaaactCAAGACTCAGTTGGAGCTGGAAAaggagaagtcagagagaaggtGCCTCAACTCCTCAGCCCCATCCTTGGTCACCAGCAGTGGAGTGGCCCGAGTCACCCCCACCAGCCACGTGGGGCCTGTGCAGCCTGGGCATAGCAGCCATGCTGCAGAGCTGCGGGTGGAGGTGGAGCCACCGGCTCACCAGCTGCCCTGGGAAGGCAGCTCCTCCGAGTATTCCAGCTCCTCCTCTAGCCCCATGGGTGTGCAGGTGCGAGAGGAGAGTTCAGACAGCGCTGAGGAGAGCGATAGACGTGTGGACATACACGTTGAGGGCACTGATGAGGAGAAGCCTGTGATGCTGCTGACTCACTTCCCATCCAGCTCTGCCAGACCCACAGCCCAGGTTCTGCCTGTGCAGAATGAGGCTGGCTCCAGCCCTGCAGGTCACCATCCCCTGCCCCCACAGCTGATGCCTGCAGCTTCACATCTGGCACCTGTCCGCATGCTGAACTCGGTGCACAAGTCGGACAGAGGCAGCACAGACGTGAAACTCCTCTCATCCTCTGTTCACTCGCTTCTGTCCCTGGAGGAAAGGAACAAGGGGCCTGGCCCTAGAAGTGGCACAAAAGTGGACAAGAGCTTTAGCGGAGCTGTGCTGGACACACTTCCCTCAGCGGCACCCCATCCGCCAGTACAGGTCCTCTCGGGCCTTGTAGAGAACAATTCTGTGTCACCCACAGTCTCCTTTGGTCCCCGGGCCAAAGTTGTGCATGCAGCCACACTGGACAGGGtgctgaagacagcacagcaGCCAGCCCTGACTGTAGAGACCAGCTCGGCCACCACAGGAACACCAAGCACCGTCTTACATGTGGCCCGGCTGCCCATCAAGCTGCTGCTGTCCTCCTCCGTCCCTGCTGATGCTGCCATCTCTGGGCAGACTTCTTGCCCCAACACCGGACAGATCAGTGTGCCCCCTGCAATAATCAATCCCCGGACTGCTCTATATACAGCCAACACCAAAGTTGCCTTCTCTGCAGTGAGCAGTGTGCCTGTGGGCCCACTGCAGGGCAGCTTCTGCGCCAACAGCAACACTGCCTCCCCCAGCAGCCACCCTTCTACATCTTTTGCCAGCATGGCCACTCTGCCCAGTTGCCCCGCCCCCAGCTCCAGCCCTGCTCTCTCCTCTGTCCCTGAAAACAGCTTTTACAGTGGTGGTGCtggcagcagctctccaggaaacATTCCTGCCTCAAGTCAgaatcaccatcaccaccaccaccatcagcagccccccgcaccc accccacagcctGCGCCGCCCCCACCTGGCTGCATTGTGTGCACGTCCTGTGGTTGCAGTGGCAGCTGTGGCTCCAGTGGCCTGACTGTCAGCTATGCCAACTACTTCCAGCACCCATTCTCTGGACCATCCATGTTTACCTTCCCTTTCCTACCCTTCAGTCCCATGTGCAGCAACGGCTATGTCAGTACCCAGCAGTATGGTGGTGGCTCTGCCTTCCCTGTTGTACATGCACCCTACAGCGGCAGTGTGACTCCAGACCCTGTCCTAGGTGGGCAGTCCACTTTTGCGGTGCCACCCATGCAGAACTTCATGGCTGGGACAGCAGGGCTGTACCAAACCCAAGGCTTGGTGGGCAGCACCAATGGCTCCAGTCACAAAAAGAGTGGTAATCTGTCCTGTTACAACTGTGGGGCTACTGGCCACCGTGCTCAGGATTGCAAGCAACCGTCCATGGACTTCAACCGGCAAGGAACTTTTAGGTTGAAATATGCCCCTCCAGCAGAAAGTCTGGACTCCACGGactga